The Candidatus Polarisedimenticolia bacterium genome includes a window with the following:
- a CDS encoding ABC transporter ATP-binding protein, which produces MASTTPLLEVDDLHVEFNTQDGKARVINGASFKVFEGETLGLVGESGSGKSLTALATLRLITPPGRITGGRILLRGRDLLKVSEPEIRKVRGKEISLIFQEPVAALNPVFTVGDQIVEAIRVHNRVSKKEAQQQAVGLLRMVQIPDPQRRVHEYPHQMSGGMCQRVMIAMALSCKPSLLIADEPTTALDVTIQAEILDLLKRLKGEFGLSILLISHNLGVIAGSADRVAVMYAGRIVEEAPVREIFASPKHPYTIGLLRSVPKLGDRAHKRRLTAIPGAVPDPLSPAPGCPFAPRCPDVMEVCWPHDPQLLPLGPERKVACYLHHPAPVDRKAAS; this is translated from the coding sequence ATGGCCTCCACGACTCCGCTCCTCGAGGTCGACGACCTCCACGTCGAATTCAACACCCAGGATGGCAAGGCGCGGGTGATCAATGGCGCCTCGTTCAAGGTCTTCGAGGGGGAGACGCTGGGTCTGGTCGGTGAGTCAGGCTCCGGCAAGAGTCTGACGGCGCTCGCCACGCTGCGCCTCATCACCCCTCCCGGCAGGATCACCGGCGGGCGGATTCTCCTGCGCGGCCGCGATCTCCTCAAAGTGAGCGAGCCGGAGATCCGCAAGGTGCGCGGCAAGGAGATCTCGCTGATCTTCCAGGAGCCGGTGGCCGCGCTGAACCCCGTGTTCACCGTCGGCGATCAGATCGTCGAGGCCATCCGCGTCCACAACCGCGTCTCCAAGAAAGAGGCGCAGCAGCAGGCGGTCGGCCTATTGAGAATGGTCCAGATTCCCGACCCCCAGCGGCGCGTCCACGAATACCCCCACCAGATGAGCGGCGGCATGTGCCAGCGCGTCATGATCGCCATGGCGCTTTCCTGCAAGCCGTCGCTGCTGATCGCCGACGAGCCGACCACGGCGCTCGACGTCACGATCCAGGCGGAGATCCTGGATCTCCTGAAGCGTCTCAAGGGGGAATTCGGCCTGTCGATCCTGCTGATCAGCCACAACCTCGGCGTCATCGCCGGATCCGCCGACCGCGTCGCGGTGATGTACGCGGGCCGGATCGTCGAAGAAGCCCCGGTCCGCGAGATTTTCGCCTCCCCCAAGCACCCGTACACCATCGGATTGCTGCGCTCCGTGCCGAAGCTCGGCGACCGCGCCCACAAGCGCCGCCTCACCGCCATCCCGGGAGCCGTCCCCGATCCGCTGTCTCCCGCGCCCGGTTGTCCGTTCGCGCCGCGCTGCCCCGACGTGATGGAAGTCTGCTGGCCGCACGATCCGCAGCTGCTGCCGCTCGGCCCCGAGCGCAAGGTGGCCTGCTACCTGCACCATCCCGCGCCGGTCGACCGGAAGGCCGCCTCGTGA